A single Natrinema pellirubrum DSM 15624 DNA region contains:
- a CDS encoding LURP-one-related/scramblase family protein translates to MEASNYDIEGLDLSADRYTVEQNLIRNEYRALDDRGNTVLEGKQKTFKLKEEFPFVDADGDDVFTVTAQQIRDYKGQYVLTDARSDEDVVVLDHEYSLLEQITGATWTIRDPETDAELAAITSRKFVGLFRTGLLGNLIPHHYEITDADGGHVGSITGQLSMKDRYDIEIDDASSVPRVPVVAAAMVIDAIEGH, encoded by the coding sequence ATGGAGGCGTCGAACTACGATATCGAGGGGCTCGACCTCTCGGCCGACCGGTACACCGTCGAACAGAACCTGATACGGAACGAGTACAGAGCCCTCGACGACCGCGGTAATACGGTCCTCGAGGGGAAGCAAAAGACGTTCAAACTCAAAGAGGAGTTCCCGTTCGTCGATGCGGACGGTGACGACGTGTTCACCGTGACGGCACAGCAGATCCGGGACTACAAGGGCCAGTACGTTCTCACGGACGCTCGAAGCGACGAGGACGTCGTCGTTCTCGACCACGAGTACTCGCTCCTCGAGCAGATTACGGGAGCGACCTGGACGATCCGTGACCCCGAGACCGACGCCGAGCTGGCGGCGATCACGTCTCGGAAGTTCGTCGGTCTGTTCCGGACGGGGCTCTTGGGGAACCTGATCCCACACCACTACGAAATCACCGACGCCGACGGCGGCCACGTGGGTTCGATCACGGGGCAACTCTCGATGAAAGATCGGTACGACATCGAGATCGACGACGCCAGTTCCGTGCCGCGGGTCCCAGTCGTGGCCGCCGCGATGGTCATCGACGCGATCGAGGGGCACTGA